Part of the Quercus robur chromosome 5, dhQueRobu3.1, whole genome shotgun sequence genome, CTAAGGTTATTCCATTTTGGCCCTTGAAAGATTTTCATGTATTGTTTGCAgtcaaaatgtgttttttccATTAAAGAAAGGCAGTGGCTATAGCTGAATAAGTATACAtcagtagagagagagagagagagagagataaatgaTGAGGATAAGGATTGAGATCAAGTACAATACTTAGAAATTAGAGAGCGAAAGAGATATACATGATAAGGATTGAGATCAGGTGTAATACCTAAAGTATTACACTTAATGCAATTGTAATCGAtagctaaaattaaaaactgttttTTCAACTTTCTTTCTCAACcgttaaattaaatattaaaaggaagtaaagaaattaaagttaaaaagttaaaaataaaaattaaaaaaaaaaaaattgtgagaaaaaGTGAGTTAATTGCATCAGGCACAGTACTTAGCCCTAGTTACTGCGCCTGATTTCAATCCACACGAAGAGATTGTGCAAACCAAGACATTGACAGTCATTTAATGACAACTTAATGAGGTGGGGTGATTCAATGGTAGCTGAGATCTAGAAGGCTAGAACAATCAACTTAATTGCAAAGTTGACAAATTTCTCTCACATTCAATGACCCTTAGTTGGATTTTCACTGTATGGTAGTAAGATCAGAGTATGGTGATGCTATTAAACATTGCATGATGTCTATTACGTGTATGTCTCAAAGAGGGTCTATAgactattttaataaaaagagaaatgtgagagagagagagagagatttataaATTAAGGAGCTATGAAGAGCAAGGCAAAAGAAATATTATAGTTTGAAGAGATGGAGTTGAAGCAGCAGCACTCTCAGCTAGCTTTTGTGTCAATGGTGTTGTTGATGATATGGTTGGTGATTTCGCCTGTGGTGGCTTGTCCAACATACGGCAGAGATTGCAAAAGCTGCATTAGAAACGAGTTGAAGTTCAGTTGCCCACCATGTGCTCCTATTCTGCGCTGCATGGCACGATGCTTGTGGGGCGGTAACTCAAGGTCCGATTGTGTAAAGAGGTGTGATTGCAACACTGGGTACCCAACTCTGTCTGATTGCAAGAGTTGCATGTTAAAGTGCAAGTGCAGCTGTATGGGTTAGAtgagtttcaactttcaatcgAAGTGTTTGTGATTTCACTAGTCTCTACTTTAGATGTATGACCATCCTATGGTCCTATATGTTGAAAAGATCTTTTTCATAGTAGCATTTCAATTTCAATGTTTCctcttagagagagagagagagagagtactgtAGAAGCTTCTTGCATTATAGTCTAATGATAAATAGATGCAATTATCCTAGCATCTGAACAAGCTAACACAATCTTCTTatgtttattttagaatatttttcagcCCAAGGATCTTTTCCATCTTGTTTGTAATGGAGATGGTCTACATTTTCCCTCCAAGAAAACAATAAGAGGACAATCAATCCAAAAGAAGACTTTAGTATCTCATAAATTTAAAACTGAATAGTGTGAGGAAAGCAGCCAAGTGTGAGGAAAACACAATTAAAGTAATAAGGCGGTAAGACCAGCCAAGTAATATCCAGGAGCTTAAAGTAGTAACAATGAAAATAGATTTCAATAACCGATTAAAGCTTAAAGTACTTACAGGAAGTAATAGTAGTTTCATTCAACAATTATCAAAGCTCctattaaagaaacaaaaacaatatttatcAAAGCTGCAACATCCATGTTTTTA contains:
- the LOC126726961 gene encoding uncharacterized protein LOC126726961 yields the protein MELKQQHSQLAFVSMVLLMIWLVISPVVACPTYGRDCKSCIRNELKFSCPPCAPILRCMARCLWGGNSRSDCVKRCDCNTGYPTLSDCKSCMLKCKCSCMG